The genome window CCGTCAAAGCGCATCGCCGTTCCTTTTCGTGAGGGCCGATCTCACGGCGACAATGCTTCATTGCCGTAACGGTTGCACTGGCCCGCGCGCGCGGCCATTGCGCGGCCCATGATCCTCACCGGGAAAACCGCGCTCGTCACCGGCTCGACCTCGGGCATCGGCCTCGCCATCGCCCGCGCCTTGGCCGGCGCCGGAGCGCGGGTGATGCTCAACGGCTTTGGGGAGGACGCGGAGATCGCCGCGCTGACGCAGGAACTCGGCGCGCTTCACGACGGCGCCGACCTCGCCGATCCGGCCGCGATCGCGGCGATGATGGCCCGCTGCGCCGATGAGCTCGGCGGCCCCGACATCCTCGTCAACAACGCCGGCATCCAGCATGTCGCACCGGTCGCCGACTTTCCGCCGGACAAGTGGGACGCGATCATCGCGATCAATCTCAGCGCGGTGTTCCACACCACCCGCCTCGCGCTTGCCGGCATGAAGGCCAGGGGCTGGGGCCGGGTGATCAATACCGCCAGCGCGCACAGCCTCGTCGCCTCGCCCAACAAGAGTGCCTATGTCGCCGCCAAGCATGGCGTCGCCGGCTTCACCAAGGCGCTCGCGCTCGAAACCGCGCGTGACGGGATCACCGCCAATTGCATTTCACCCGGCTATGTCTGGACCCCGCTGGTCGAAAAGCAGATCCCCGACACCATGGCCACCCGCGGCCTGACCCGCGACGAGGTGATCAACGACGTGCTGCTGGCCGCCCAGCCGACCAAGCGCTTCGTCACGCCGGAGGAGGTGGCCGGGCTAGCGCTCTACCTGTGCGGCGATGCGGCAGGATCGATCACCGGCGCGAACCTCTCGATGGATGGCGGCTGGACTGCGCAATAAGCCGTCATTGCGAGGCGTAGCGGCGCGGCAATCCAGTTGCGCCGCTGGATTGCTTCGCGCAGTTTATCTTGAGCGACGCCGCAGGCGACGTCGAAGGGCTCGCAATGACGTGAAACTTCCTCTCTCCCTCATCGCAATGATTTCGCTTAGCGGCTGCGCAACCACCGCGCCCCCGCCCCCACCGCAAGTGCCCGCGCCCGCCCAGCAGGATTGGCGCGCCGTCGCCACCGCCGCCGACCGCGCCCGGCTGCGCGAGTGGCGCAAGGCGTTCGCGCAGGGCCTTGCCCGGGCCCGCGCCGCCGGTCACCGCGCCGAGATCGAAAGCGAAGCCGCCTTGCTCGATCCGGACGCCGCGTTAGGCGGCGGGCCGATCC of Sphingomonas mesophila contains these proteins:
- a CDS encoding 3-hydroxybutyrate dehydrogenase; this encodes MILTGKTALVTGSTSGIGLAIARALAGAGARVMLNGFGEDAEIAALTQELGALHDGADLADPAAIAAMMARCADELGGPDILVNNAGIQHVAPVADFPPDKWDAIIAINLSAVFHTTRLALAGMKARGWGRVINTASAHSLVASPNKSAYVAAKHGVAGFTKALALETARDGITANCISPGYVWTPLVEKQIPDTMATRGLTRDEVINDVLLAAQPTKRFVTPEEVAGLALYLCGDAAGSITGANLSMDGGWTAQ